The genomic stretch ATtaataaatcttctttGGTCAAAACAAATCCcattatttattgttaatacTATTGGATTTTATGGATCACTAAATATCATTGCTAATGAAACCACGGTGATTGAAACTCATGATCCTTCAAAATTATATGATTTAAGAATTGATCATCCATGGCCTGAACTTCAAGAATTTGCtgattcatttgatttagataaattaaatgatgtTGAACATGCTCATGTCCCCTATATTGTCATATTCATAAAGGCATTAGATCATTGGAGATCACAACATGATGGTCAAGTACCTATAACTTATGCcgataaaaagaaattccGATTATAtgttaaatcattatcaagaaatttCGAATTAGAAACTAATTTCATTGATGCTGATAATGCTCATCTTCGTCCTCATCAAAAAACTGAAATCCCCGAATctataattcaattaatttcaatatcagaaactaaaaaattggatgattcaacaacatcaattttttggatttttatTGCtgctttgaaaaattttttaaatttaaatgatcaattattaccattaccagGTACATTACCTGATATGGCATCAGATACAGAAAATTATGTTCGTTTACAACAAATTTATCGAGATCGAGCTTTAAAAGATCAAAAACTATTTACCGAACaagtttatcaaattttagATTCACTAGGAAGATCAAGAGATGAAGTTAATCAAGAATCAATTGCTTcattttgtaaaaatgctagattattatttgctACCGTGGGATCTAAagatttaataaatgataaattagtcaatcaatataattataacCCAACAACTGCTAttagtagtggtagtggtggtggtggtagtattACAATTTtggatgatgaagaaaaacatAAATTGGGGATTTATTTTGGACTTTTaacatttaatttatttattgataaatatcaTTATAAACCTacaatcaatgattttaataaatttttgaaaatttatcatgatgaaatttcccccaaatttaaattaaatgaaaatggtgaaaaaatttttaaagaaatattaACTCATAATACTACAAATTATCATAATTTAAATAGTTTAATGGGTGGGATTGTTAGTCAAGAAGTTTTAAAATCTACAACGGCTCAATATATTCCTttagataatttatttgtatttgatGGTATTCATTCtaaaagtgaaaaattcaaaatctaaaatagaaaaaaaaaaagggtcAAGTAGTCCCCCCCCCTCCCTCCCTCCTGCCCCCGCCATCAAagtttttttgatttgtgtgtatgtgtatGTATATAccagtaataataaattaatgtttttagtagtagtagtagtagtggtggtggtggtggtggtggtggttatGGTTATGGttataaatcatcaaatgaaCCTTGTATagaattatttttcttttgcttttttttattctttcttACCATATCTTTCCAatcttcaacaacttcaTCCTCCTCATCTTTGTTGCCTCCATCATTTaatctttcttcttccataatttgtttttcaatggCTTCAcgttttcttttcaatttttctttacgatctaatttattttcttttctttctgaTTTACTTGACCAAGcttcatttttaatttttaattcttttcttctttttgcatcctgaatttttttcaatttatcattcTCTAAATTTTCTAATCGAGTTTTCTCTTGTAATTTATCAGCATAACTATATTTATCCATATCGATAATTTCACCTAACCAACCATCAGTGGGCATTATCgaattatcaatatatttCGTTTCAGGCATTTTCGGTAATCTTAATAATCCATACATCTTGGCAATCCCCAAATAATCTAATGTAGCTAATCGGAAAATCGAACTGGCTATGTGTTTAGAATAATATCGAATAAATCCCACATATGATTTCACCGCTAATTCATGTCGTGCTCTATCTTCAAGCATATATTGTCGAAGTttaatttggaaattttcatgtaaattttttgttgctgATGATGTTGGTATATCTTGTtttgttaaaaaaattccTTTTACTTCCATAAATCCAATataatcttcttcttgacAATTATCATTTAACATAACAATGGCTCGACCAACTTTATTTGCTCTTCCAGTTCTACCACAACGATGTAAAAAAACATTGGGGTCAGTAGGTGGATCTATTTGTATCACTAAATCAACATCAGGTATATCAATTCCTCTTGCTGCAACATCAGTAGTCATAAGAATATGCTTATAAAGATTAATATCCCCTTGAGTGAAATTATCTAATGTCTTCAATCTTGATTTAGTATTAAGTTGACCAtgtaatgaaaaaaatttaagaGGTTCATCACTAGACTCTTGTTGATAAActttattgaatatttgataaaaatgttTCACTGATGTACAAGTAGGGAAATAAACAATGGCCTTtttatattgatattttgataatatcGTTAATAATGTggttattttcaattctggATTAATCATCATATATGATAATTGTAAACTCTTGGGAGAATTACTTTGTTCaccaaaataatttttcgATTTCACTTGAACTTTAACTGGATTATTCATCCCTGTACGGAAAATAGTATTACCTGCAGAAGATATCGTTGCTGAAAATAATCCTGTTCGACGTTGTTTAggtaattttttcaatatattgatcacatctttttcaaacaggaaatctaataatttatcagcTTCATCAAGGATAACTATTTCCAAAGATGatgttttaattgattgtgAACTACCTAAAAATTCCAAGATTCTCCCTGGAGTTCCAATTAATATTTGTGGTTGATTCgttaaaaattgatttaaatcttCTCGAACATTACCTATAGATCCAACCAATAATTGTGTGTTAATACGGGTACCCTTATCTTCAGGTAAATATTGTAATACTTGATTGAAAACactttgaatttgattagCTAATTCTCTCGTTGGTGATAATACAATCGATAACATATGTCCTCGTTTAACTGGTTCTGGTAAATCTCCATCACTATCGGGTTTATATAATCTATcagaaattttttgtaaaacAGGGATTACAAATGATAATGTCTTCCCTGATCCAGTGACTGCTTCAACTACAACATCTTTATTACCACTCAATAATGGGATAGTCGATGCTTGAACTGGAGTCATAGTGGGATACCccattgatgatattgCTTCTTTGATCCATGAATGCAAGTCATAACGTAAATTCTCCCATGCAAGAGATTCagtatttgatttcataATTGGTAGGTaggttggttggttggttggttggttgtaTTAGAGAGATGAGTTTGAGATGGGATGGGAGGtttgccaaaaaaaaaaaaaaaacttttttgtATGTTTACTTTGTGGATATCCTCCCAGAGTACGAGAATACTTTGCAAATACTGGATTAGTATCTGCTACTGGGATAACTTGTATATGATAAAAGGTGTTTCCTTCTTAGGACAATTAATGCTCAAGAGGTCATTCAGTAAAGTTGCAAATACATCAAATAGACTTGTCACCACAACGAAAATGAGTACTGACTATACAAATTGGTCAAAAGAAGATTTGATttccaaaatcaatcaacttGAAAGTAACTCCTCTACTACTTTCAATGGGGAAACCTCATCCCAAAGGTCAATCAAACCAGTtaagaaacagaaaaagaaagagttTGATTGGAGTAAACAAAACATGAGATTTGTTGCCTTTAAATTTGCTTATTTAGGGTGGAATTATAATGGATTGGCATTACAATTAGAACCAACTCCATTACCTACAGTAGAAGAAGTATTTTTGAAAGCATTAGCAAAAGTCAAATTAATCAAAGAACCAATAGAAGAAGTGAAATTTTCTCGATGTGGAAGAACTGATAAAGGTGTTAGTGCCATGAATCAAGTAATTTCCATTAATGTTCGATCAAATATAACTTTAGAAAATCAATCCAACCCTGAATTTGATGATCtagaaattgattatatatCGGTATTAAATGCAAATTTACCAAGTGATATTAAAGTCCATTCAATATGTTTGAGACCACCACCAGATTTTGACGCTAGATTCAGTTGTTTATCTCGTCATTATCGATATATTTTCCGTAAACAAGA from Candida albicans SC5314 chromosome 5, complete sequence encodes the following:
- a CDS encoding pseudouridine synthase (Ortholog(s) have pseudouridine synthase activity, role in mRNA pseudouridine synthesis, tRNA pseudouridine synthesis and cytosol, nucleus localization), whose protein sequence is MGGLPKKKKKLFCMFTLWISSQSTRILCKYWISICYWDNLYMIKGVSFLGQLMLKRSFSKVANTSNRLVTTTKMSTDYTNWSKEDLISKINQLESNSSTTFNGETSSQRSIKPVKKQKKKEFDWSKQNMRFVAFKFAYLGWNYNGLALQLEPTPLPTVEEVFLKALAKVKLIKEPIEEVKFSRCGRTDKGVSAMNQVISINVRSNITLENQSNPEFDDLEIDYISVLNANLPSDIKVHSICLRPPPDFDARFSCLSRHYRYIFRKQDLDIELMNQGAKLYQGIHDFRNFCKLDGSKQITNFVREIYQSQIIHLHQDYYCFDLKGSAFLWHQVRCMVAILFTIGQSLESPSIITDLMDTNKFPTKPQYEMAHDIPLVLYDCEFPSMEWKSTDDEYRLHRVIQGFTRMQYDLQLKTQMSQIMEDTLFKNQDPTTTTTKILKTMNNGDGVGRSYNKYMPISERERTESYEVLNLRWMEKKGYRRGQEKLNKE
- the SPB4 gene encoding putative ATP-dependent RNA helicase (Putative ATP-dependent RNA helicase; flucytosine repressed; Spider biofilm induced); this encodes MKSNTESLAWENLRYDLHSWIKEAISSMGYPTMTPVQASTIPLLSGNKDVVVEAVTGSGKTLSFVIPVLQKISDRLYKPDSDGDLPEPVKRGHMLSIVLSPTRELANQIQSVFNQVLQYLPEDKGTRINTQLLVGSIGNVREDLNQFLTNQPQILIGTPGRILEFLGSSQSIKTSSLEIVILDEADKLLDFSFEKDVINILKKLPKQRRTGLFSATISSAGNTIFRTGMNNPVKVQVKSKNYFGEQSNSPKSLQLSYMMINPELKITTLLTILSKYQYKKAIVYFPTCTSVKHFYQIFNKVYQQESSDEPLKFFSLHGQLNTKSRLKTLDNFTQGDINLYKHILMTTDVAARGIDIPDVDLVIQIDPPTDPNVFLHRCGRTGRANKVGRAIVMLNDNCQEEDYIGFMEVKGIFLTKQDIPTSSATKNLHENFQIKLRQYMLEDRARHELAVKSYVGFIRYYSKHIASSIFRLATLDYLGIAKMYGLLRLPKMPETKYIDNSIMPTDGWLGEIIDMDKYSYADKLQEKTRLENLENDKLKKIQDAKRRKELKIKNEAWSSKSERKENKLDRKEKLKRKREAIEKQIMEEERLNDGGNKDEEDEVVEDWKDMVRKNKKKQKKNNSIQGSFDDL
- a CDS encoding uncharacterized protein (Ortholog(s) have NEDD8 activating enzyme activity, role in protein neddylation and cytosol, nucleus localization), encoding MSIDKSAKYDRQLRLWASTGQSNLENSHICLINATSTGSEILKNLILPGIGQFTIIDEKKVTKQDLSSNFFLKNQDLNEDLAVAIQKNLNELNNDVNGHAIVESLSTILAQESNLFWDQFNVVIVSDYTPNLEPLINLLWSKQIPLFIVNTIGFYGSLNIIANETTVIETHDPSKLYDLRIDHPWPELQEFADSFDLDKLNDVEHAHVPYIVIFIKALDHWRSQHDGQVPITYADKKKFRLYVKSLSRNFELETNFIDADNAHLRPHQKTEIPESIIQLISISETKKLDDSTTSIFWIFIAALKNFLNLNDQLLPLPGTLPDMASDTENYVRLQQIYRDRALKDQKLFTEQVYQILDSLGRSRDEVNQESIASFCKNARLLFATVGSKDLINDKLVNQYNYNPTTAISSGSGGGGSITILDDEEKHKLGIYFGLLTFNLFIDKYHYKPTINDFNKFLKIYHDEISPKFKLNENGEKIFKEILTHNTTNYHNLNSLMGGIVSQEVLKSTTAQYIPLDNLFVFDGIHSKSEKFKI